In one Verrucomicrobiia bacterium genomic region, the following are encoded:
- a CDS encoding glycoside hydrolase N-terminal domain-containing protein: protein MFTHTKIVRSLAGLGSAVLLGFNAGAGSPLPPDAALNLKLTAPIKTWDEAVPLGNGAMGVLLWGEGNVLRLSLDRGDLWDERPSKAFLRVRDRFNWATMQQLVASNRMGEFNDVFDANYDYNGPPTKLPAGRVEITLDSSQSIEAFELNLATAEGVVQGKTGELARAFVNAADVAHPVAVLLLQGPPLQDVRLKTPASVKQLGYAEPRAGEAEGMRWFEQPGAEGFSYALCVAWKRAGDSTLMAVTVATSTEGKHPQAVAETRVKTALKAGYQKLLSKHARWWDEFWEHSSVQVPEMDMLRQYYLVRYFYGAASRRGAPPMPLQGVWTADAGSLPPWKGDYHNDLNTQMTYLAYRTSGDFDEGLCFLDYLWDRLPVFRKFAGDFYNAPGAAVPGVMSLAGQPLGGWGQYSLSPTMGAWNAHLFYLHWRATDDERFLRRRAYPFCRAIGTCLRALLKPDASGVLVLPLSSSPEFFDNSRRAFLKPDSNYDLACMKMLFLSLAEMADAVGNKEESAGWVATAKQLGDFHMKPDGTLLLDATTPLPGSHRHLSNLMGIHPFNLITVDGGERDRQVIAASLKDWDRQGTGAWCGYSFSWMSCLRARVGDAEAALRNLDVYAHAFTLRNGFHANGDQTQSGFSGFTYRPFTLEGNFLAMEAVHEMLLQSWSPTPGRRDTEVVRLFPATPWRWHEASFENLRAGGGWVVSARRENNATSWFKITARHGGVLRLRDNFAGRTPRWSRSGVIKVGDNFEIRMKAGESLEAELPKPPATPLAPENAAVPVIIRRQR, encoded by the coding sequence ATGTTCACGCACACCAAAATCGTCCGTTCGTTGGCAGGGCTTGGCTCCGCCGTATTGCTCGGGTTCAACGCGGGCGCCGGTTCGCCGTTGCCACCGGACGCCGCGCTGAATCTCAAACTCACCGCCCCGATCAAGACGTGGGACGAGGCGGTGCCGTTGGGCAACGGCGCCATGGGCGTTTTGCTTTGGGGCGAGGGGAATGTGCTGCGGCTTTCGTTGGATCGCGGCGATTTGTGGGACGAGCGCCCATCCAAGGCGTTCCTGCGCGTGCGGGATCGATTTAACTGGGCCACGATGCAGCAGCTCGTCGCCAGCAACCGCATGGGCGAATTCAATGACGTTTTCGATGCCAACTACGATTACAATGGTCCGCCGACCAAGCTTCCGGCCGGGCGGGTTGAAATCACGCTGGATTCATCGCAATCCATCGAGGCCTTCGAGCTGAATCTGGCAACGGCCGAGGGCGTGGTGCAGGGAAAGACGGGGGAATTGGCGCGGGCCTTTGTCAACGCGGCCGATGTGGCGCATCCCGTTGCGGTGTTGCTCCTGCAGGGGCCGCCGTTGCAGGACGTGCGCCTGAAAACCCCGGCTTCGGTGAAGCAACTCGGCTACGCTGAGCCGCGAGCCGGCGAGGCGGAAGGCATGCGCTGGTTTGAACAACCGGGGGCCGAAGGGTTTTCCTACGCCCTTTGCGTCGCATGGAAGCGGGCGGGCGATTCCACGCTGATGGCCGTGACGGTCGCAACCAGCACAGAGGGCAAACATCCCCAGGCGGTGGCGGAAACTCGGGTCAAGACCGCGCTCAAAGCCGGTTACCAGAAACTTCTGTCCAAACATGCCCGCTGGTGGGACGAGTTCTGGGAACATTCCAGCGTCCAGGTGCCCGAGATGGACATGCTGCGACAGTATTATCTCGTTCGCTACTTCTACGGCGCGGCTTCACGACGGGGCGCGCCGCCGATGCCGTTGCAGGGCGTGTGGACGGCCGATGCCGGTTCGCTGCCGCCGTGGAAGGGGGATTACCACAATGATCTCAACACGCAGATGACGTATCTGGCCTATCGCACCTCTGGCGACTTCGATGAGGGGCTCTGCTTTCTGGACTATCTCTGGGACCGGCTGCCGGTGTTCCGCAAGTTCGCGGGAGACTTTTACAACGCGCCCGGCGCGGCGGTGCCCGGCGTGATGAGCCTCGCAGGTCAACCCCTGGGCGGGTGGGGGCAATACAGCCTGTCGCCGACGATGGGCGCATGGAACGCGCATTTATTCTATTTGCACTGGCGCGCGACGGATGATGAGCGTTTCCTCCGCCGCCGGGCGTATCCATTTTGCCGCGCGATCGGCACGTGCCTTCGCGCGTTGCTCAAGCCGGATGCCAGTGGCGTGCTGGTGCTTCCGTTGTCCAGTTCGCCGGAGTTTTTTGACAATTCCCGCCGCGCCTTCCTCAAACCGGACAGCAACTACGACCTTGCCTGCATGAAAATGCTCTTCCTCTCGCTGGCGGAAATGGCCGATGCCGTCGGCAACAAGGAAGAATCCGCCGGGTGGGTGGCAACGGCAAAGCAGCTGGGCGATTTCCACATGAAACCGGACGGAACACTGTTGCTCGACGCAACCACGCCGCTGCCGGGCAGCCATCGGCATCTGTCGAATCTTATGGGGATACACCCGTTCAATCTCATCACGGTGGACGGCGGTGAGCGCGACCGGCAGGTCATTGCCGCGAGCCTGAAGGATTGGGACCGCCAGGGCACCGGCGCGTGGTGCGGTTATTCTTTTTCCTGGATGAGTTGTCTCCGCGCCCGCGTGGGCGACGCCGAGGCCGCGTTGCGCAATCTCGATGTTTACGCTCATGCGTTCACGCTGCGGAACGGCTTCCACGCGAACGGCGACCAGACCCAGTCCGGCTTCAGTGGTTTTACCTACCGCCCCTTCACGCTGGAGGGGAACTTCCTGGCGATGGAAGCCGTCCATGAAATGTTGCTGCAAAGCTGGAGTCCGACGCCCGGCCGGCGGGACACGGAAGTCGTCCGCCTCTTCCCGGCGACGCCGTGGCGCTGGCACGAGGCGTCATTTGAAAACCTTCGCGCCGGGGGCGGATGGGTGGTTTCCGCGCGCCGGGAAAATAATGCCACTTCTTGGTTCAAAATCACGGCCCGCCACGGCGGGGTGCTGCGCCTTCGGGACAACTTTGCCGGACGGACGCCACGGTGGAGCCGCTCCGGCGTGATCAAGGTTGGTGATAATTTCGAAATTAGGATGAAGGCAGGCGAAAGCCTGGAGGCGGAATTGCCCAAGCCGCCGGCTACTCCGCTGGCGCCGGAAAATGCCGCCGTGCCAGTGATCATTCGCCGGCAGCGATGA